The following are from one region of the Juglans regia cultivar Chandler chromosome 10, Walnut 2.0, whole genome shotgun sequence genome:
- the LOC109005318 gene encoding receptor-like protein 56 isoform X3, translated as MIPPCSGCLEEEQNALLLLINYPKESFSPTSNLITNKEIHATDCCNWTAVKCSNITGRVTHIDLYGLLYSWSSIGSEYWYLNTSLFLPFQELKSLYLSSYSYRYNLRVSKEGLERLSGLTNLEVLNLYGIPSNDSLLPSLAKIATLKKLYLSGIKEWDYEANYNNSQGFERLSGLSNLEELYLDDNDFNESILPSLGKITSLKKLSLGWNKITGRVPINKGFTMSKLEELDLEGNYNITDVRFICKIAISLKKLYLSDAYLNGRINIQSLERLSCLSKLEEIYLDENDFNESILSSLGKIASLKKLSLMGNKISGKVPINKGFTMSKLEELYLDYNNFTDMRFICKIPSLKKLYLRKAKLNGEINIQELGKLKNLQELYLDGSSINKSFLHKVGVMTSLNVLTMRTCGLNGSLPNQGWCELKNLQELDLGHNHLEGRLPSCLANMTTLRILNLPFNNFNGSISYTLMSSLQSLEYLSLSYNTLVDDTKSQSWTSYSQLKVLLLSSSLARRPTRTIPRFLHYQDKLQAIDLSHNNLVGKFPTWLLENNTRLEILNLRNNTFTNPFHVPYHPNPHIRKIDISNNDLGGPIPTNLGLVFPNLVHLNMSQNAFVGIIPSSLGNLVSLISLDLSSNHLSGTIPGHLGMGCLHLEYLKLSNNNLSGHLFPAKSYLTRLESLFLDHNHFSGKIPYSLSSSADLIAFDFSSNSLSGMLPRWIGNMTNLLEIVLAKNQLEGPIPIELCKVKKIIFLDLSENNLSDFIPLCFNSLNIKHVHLGKNRLSGPITSAFKNSSALVTLDLRHNRLTGNIPDWIGNLSSLSILLLKANHLQGMIPIPICLLGNLTMLDLSNNKFTGPIPHCLNKISFGPTDQKSNLGSTGGYTFGKSTYFETKTQILYETEDDDYFLNVDAQQEVEFTTKRNTYSYKAGDILNLLSGIDLSCNCLSGEIPLELGYLSNIHALNLSHNNLIGSIPTTFSNLKEIESLDLSHNKLNGSIPPQLIELNFLAVFSVADNNLSGRTPERKGQFGTFDESSYMGNPLLYGPPLPNTWNKTGLPSKDKREESGGFIDMDFFCISFGVSYTIVLLGIVAVLYINPYWRQVWFSFIEVCITKSFYFFGCDFL; from the exons ATGATCCCTCCGTGCTCTGGTTGTTTGGAGGAAGAGCAAAATGCTCTTTTGTTACTGATCAACTACCCAAAAGAATCTTTTTCACCAACTTCCAACTTAATTACTAACAAAGAGATTCATGCTACTGATTGCTGCAATTGGACAGCTGTCAAGTGCAGCAACATTACAGGCCGTGTAACCCATATTGATCTTTATGGGTTGCTGTATTCTTGGAGTAGTATTGGATCAGAATATTGGTACTTGAATACCTCTTTGTTTCTTCCCTTTCAAGAGCTCAAGTCTCTGTATTTGTCCAGTTACAGTTACAGATATAATTTGAGGGTATCAAAAGAAG GTTTGGAAAGATTGTCTGGTTTGACCAACCTGGAGGTGCTTAACTTGTATGGTATTCCCTCCAATGACAGCCTCTTGCCATCCCTTGCCAAGATTGCAACGCTCAAGAAACTATATTTGAGTGGAATCAAAGAATGGGATTATGAAGCTAATTATAATAATAGCCAAG GTTTTGAAAGATTGTCTGGTTTGAGCAATCTGGAGGAGCTTTACTTGGATGATAATGACTTTAATGAAAGCATCTTGCCATCTCTTGGCAAGATTACATCGCTTAAGAAACTATCTTTGGGGTGGAATAAGATTACTGGAAGGGTCCCAATTAATAAAG GTTTTACAATGAGTAAGCTAGAGGAGCTTGACTTGGAGGGTAATTATAACATCACAGACGTGAGATTCATTTGCAAGATTGCAATATCGCTCAAGAAACTATATTTGAGTGATGCTTACTTGAATGGGAGAATTAATATCCAGA GTCTTGAAAGATTGTCTTGTTTGAGCAAGCTGGAGGAGATTTACTTGGATGAGAATGACTTTAATGAAAGCATCTTGTCGTCCCTTGGCAAGATTGCATCGCTTAAGAAACTATCTTTGATGGGGAATAAGATTAGTGGAAAGGTCCCAATTAATAAAG GTTTTACAATGAGTAAGCTAGAGGAGCTTTACTTGGATTATAATAACTTCACAGACATGAGATTCATTTGTAAGATACCATCTCTCAAGAAACTATATCTGCGCAAAGCTAAGTTGAATGGGGAAATTAATATCCAGG aGCTTGGGAAACTAAAGAACCTTCAGGAGTTGTATTTGGATGGTTCATCCATCAACAAAAGCTTTCTTCATAAAGTTGGAGTGATGACTTCTCTTAATGTATTGACAATGAGAACTTGTGGACTCAATGGCAGCTTACCCAACCAAG GTTGGTGTGAACTCAAGAATCTACAAGAGTTAGACCTTGGTCATAATCATCTTGAAGGGAGATTACCTTCTTGTTTGGCAAACATGACAACACTTCGAATATTGAATCTCCCATTCAATAACTTCAACGGAAGCATTTCTTACACTCTCATGTCTAGTTTGCAGTCACTTGAGTACCTTTCTCTGTCGTATAACACTCTTGTTGATGACACAAAATCTCAAAGTTGGACTTCATACTCTCAGTTGAAGGTTCTGTTGTTGTCAAGTAGCCTTGCTAGAAGACCCACTAGAACTATTCCAAGATTCCTTCATTACCAAGATAAGTTACAAGCAATTGATCTCTCGCACAATAATTTAGTGGGAAAGTTTCCCACTTGGTTGCTAGAAAACAATACAAGATTGGAGATTCTTAATTTAAGGAATAACACTTTCACAAACCCTTTCCATGTACCCTATCATCCTAATCCCCATATTCGAAAAATAGATATTTCGAATAATGATCTAGGAGGTCCAATTCCGACAAACTTGGGTTTAGTTTTTCCCAATTTAGTGCATTTAAACAtgtctcaaaatgcatttgtaggCATAATTCCATCTTCTTTAGGTAATTTAGTATCCTTGATTTCTTTGGACTTGTCTAGCAATCATTTGTCAGGAACAATACCAGGCCATTTGGGAATGGGTTGCCTCCATTTGGAATACCTCAAATtgtcaaataataatttaagtggCCACTTATTTCCTGCCAAAAGTTATCTAACTCGCCTTGAGTCTTTATTTTTGGACCACAACCATTTTTCCGGAAAGATCCCATATAGCTTATCCAGTAGTGCTGACTTGATTGCATTTGATTTTAGTAGCAACTCTTTGTCAGGCATGCTTCCGAGATGGATTGGCAACATGACCAACTTGCTTGAAATTGTTTTGGCCAAAAACCAACTTGAAGGTCCTATTCCGATTGAGTTATGCAaagtcaaaaaaattatatttcttgaCCTTTCCGAAAATAATTTGTCTGACTTCATACCATTGTGCTTCAATTCATTGAACATCAAACATGTTCATCTGGGAAAAAATAGGCTAAGTGGTCCCATTACAAGTGCATTCAAGAATAGCTCTGCTCTGGTAACATTAGATCTTAGACATAACCGCCTAACTGGCAACATTCCAGATTGGATCGGAAACCTCTCATCATTGAGCATCCTCCTCTTGAAAGCTAATCACTTGCAAGGAATGATTCCAATTCCAATATGCCTCCTTGGAAACTTAACCATGTTGGatctttcaaataataaatttactggTCCAATACCTCATTGCTTGAACAAAATTAGTTTTGGGCCAACTGACCAAAAATCCAATCTAGGAAGTACAGGGGGGTATACTTTTGGAAAATCAACATACTTTGAGACAAAGACACAAATATTGTATGAAACTGAAGACGATGATTATTTCTTGAATGTGGATGCACAACAAGAAGTAGAGTTCACAACAAAGAGAAATACTTACTCCTACAAGGCCGGTGATATCCTCAATTTATTGTCTGGAATAGACCTCTCATGCAATTGTTTATCTGGTGAAATTCCACTTGAGCTTGGATACTTGAGCAACATCCATGCGCTGAACTTATCGCACAACAATCTAATCGGATCAATCCCCACAACATTCTCAAACCTAAAAGAAATAGAGAGCTTGGATCTCTCCCACAATAAGTTGAATGGCAGCATCCCCCCTCAACTTATAGAGTTAAACTTTCTAGCTGTCTTTAGCGTGGCTGACAATAATTTATCGGGCAGAACACCAGAAAGAAAAGGTCAATTTGGAACCTTCGATGAAAGCAGCTATATGGGGAATCCTCTTTTGTATGGACCTCCACTACCTAATACTTGGAACAAAACTGGATTGCCATCTAAAGATAAGAGAGAAGAAAGTGGTGGTTTCATTGACATGGACTTTTTCTGCATAAGTTTTGGTGTGTCTTACACAATTGTGTTGTTGGGAATTGTTGCGGTTCTGTATATAAATCCTTATTGGCGTCAGGTGTGGTTTAGCTTCATTGAAGTGTGCATTACcaagtctttttatttttttggttgtgaTTTCTTGTAA